DNA from Rubripirellula lacrimiformis:
ATGATCCACCAGGGATCGTTCATGCCGGGCAGCCCACGCCATTGGAAAATGGCGGATTTGGTCGCTAAATCTGCAACCGCACCCAATGTCGCCAAGGCAACGAACCACACGACACGTGATTTTGGCACCGCCAGAGACGATGCGGCGCTGGAATCCAGTTCAGGTGTGGCAGAGTTCATAGCAGGCGGGATCGTGATGGCAGTGGGGCGAGCGGGCGGTGGAATCGGTTGGGCGCCAGAATCGAAGCGGAGCTGCAGGGGGAAGCCGCCAAGTTCCGGGTCGTGCTGGGCTGGCTTCACGGTAGAATTAGCCAGCCCGATTGCCCAGACCGGTTTCGAAACACAAGTCAGGCCAAATTTCCCAGAGTTCATCGCCATTTGCCAGTTCGGCTGGCGATGAACATAATGAGAGAAAACCGTAAAACACTAGGATCGCAACCCATGTCGTCTGTCGCTGAGCTTAAGTCTGATACCGCAAGCCAAACGGTCTATTTCCGATGCGTGGCGGGCTGTGCCGAAAAGCATTCGATTTACGACGTTATCTACACCTGCCCGACCTGCGGCAGTTTGTTGGAAGTTCACCACGAACGCCAGCCGCTGAAAAAACGCAACGCTTATCAATGGCAGCAACTGTTTGATTCCCGTGCCAGCACGTCTAGCTGGCCATACGGCAGCGGTGTTTGGGGGATGCGTGAATGGGTCATCCCTTCGCTGGCGGACGAAAATGTCGTCAGCATGTTCGAAGGCAACACGAACCTGTTTTGGGCCGAACGACTGGGCAAACAGTTGGGCGTCCCCGATCTGTGGATCAAACTTTGCGGCAATAGCCACACCGGCAGCTTCAAAGATTTGGGCATGACGGTGTTGGTCAGTGTCGTCAAGCAGATGATGGCCCAAGGCAGCCCCGTCAAAGCGGTCGCCTGTGCCAGTACCGGCGACACCAGTGCGGCTCTGGCTGCCTATGCCGCCTACGCCGGCATCCCCGCGGTCATCTTCCTGCCGGCCGGAAAGGTCAGTACGGCTCAGTTGATTCAGCCGGTTTCCAACGGAGCCCACGTGTTGGCGTTGGACACCGATTTCGATGGCTGTATGAAGATCGTCCAGGAAGTCACCAAGGACGATTCGATCTACCTGGCCAATTCGATGAATAGCCTGCGAATCGAAGGGCAAAAAACCGTCGGGATCGAAATCGTTCGCCAGTTCGAATGGGAAGTCCCGGATTGGATCATCATTCCGGTCGGCAACCTCGGCAACATCAGCGCCCTGCACAAGGGGTTCCAGTTGATGATGGACCTGGGGCTGATCAACCGGATGCCGCGTTTAGTGGCGGCGCAAACCGAACGCGCCAATCCGTTCTACCAATCGTTCAAAAATGGGTTCCGCGAAAAGGTCAGCGTGACCGCCAGCGATACCTTGGCCAACGCGATCCGAATCGGTGACCCGGTCAGCTATGTCAAAGCGGTCAAAGCGGTCCAGGAAACCGACGGGATCGTCGAACAGGCCAGCGAAGATGAATTGGCCGCCGCGGCCGCCCACGCTGACCTGACCGGCATGTTTACCTGTCCCCACACGGGCGTCGCGTTGGCGGTGCTGACCAAACTGATCAAGCGAGGCGTGATCAAGTCGTCGGACCGAACCGTCGTGCTTAGTACTGCACACGGGCTGAAGTTCACCGATTTCAAGGTCGGCTATCACGAGTCGACTTTGGAAGGCATCAACAGCCAGTACGCCAACCCAGCCGTCCACCTGCCCGCCGATGCGTCGGCGGTCAAAGACGAAATTGCCAAGCGACTGAATTTGTAGCCCGTGGGGTCGATCGGTATCGGCCCGTAAGCCCTGGCCTACGAAAACGATCCGGTTGACGTTAGATTCTTCGGCATGAGCAACAAAATTCAACTCGCCGTACACGGCGCTGCTGGTCGGATGGGACGTCGCGTCGTCGCTTTGGCTGCCGAAGACAAGGATATCCAAGTCACCGCCGCGATCGATCACGCCGAAAACGGCCTGATCGGGCAAGACGCCGGTTTGGTCGCCGGGATCGCTGCGCTGAACGTGCCGCTGTCTGCCGAGTGGCCCGGCTACGCCAGCGTCGTCATCGATTTCTCGCTACCGATCGCCGTCGATGGTTGTCTGGCCCGCTGCGTCGCGGCCAAGATGCCCCTGGTGATCGCGACCACAGGGCTGCAGGATTCTCAGAAAGCGGCGATTGCCGAAGCCGCCAAACTGATCCCCGTCGTGTGGGCGCCCAGCATGTCGACGGCGGTCAATTTGACGATGAAAGTGACTCAGCAGATCACCGAAACGCTCAAAAATGTGACCGGCGGAGTCGACATCGAAATCATCGAACGGCATCACCGATTCAAAGCGGATGCCCCCAGCGGAACGGCGCTGCGGTTCGGCGAACTGATCGCTGAAAAAATGGACGGCGATGTCAAACATGTGCACGGCCGCGAAGGCGAAACCGGGCAACGCACCCGCAACGAAATTGGTTATCACGCCGTCCGCGTTGGTGACAATCCCGGCGAACACACCATCGTGTTTGCGATGATGGGCGAACGCATCGAAATCAATGTCGCGGCCAGCAATCGTGATTGTTACGCGTCCGGCGCGATCACGGCTGCGAAGTGGCTGCAGAGCCAACCGGCTGGCTTGTACAATATGTTCGACGTGTTGGGACTTTCGTAGTCGCAGCTTTTTCGTTTTCGCACAAGAGGCCCAACAAGTTCGATGGCGAAATGTGACGAAGGCTATCTGTGTGAAGTCTGCCAGTGCGATGTGGCGTCGATCGTGGACAGCGATTTGTACCTTCGTTATGTGATCGGCGAATTGGATCCCGAGGTGCTGCATACGCGGCCCGAACGCCACATCCGATGCAATCCGGTCATGGCCCAGTTCATCGATCACTCGCATTTCGATGCGGTGACGGTCGACGGGGACTTTGCTAAATCCGAACTGGATGCCGACTACGTTGCCGCGCGGACTGCGTTGGTCACACGCGGCTATCAACGGTTGCTGGAAATCGCGGCGACCGAAGGCGACCGGGATGTGACGGCGTACCCGTTGCCCGAAGCGATCGCAAAGTACCGGATAGGTTGATCTGCTAGACTCTCGCCAAGTTCGACCGATTTCGATTCCCTTGGTCCAGAGACCCCGTCGCCATGTCCAGCAAACTTTTTCAGCGTGGTTTTCTTAGCCTGCTGACAGCTCAGTTTTTTGGTGCGATGAACGACAACGTGCTGAAGGGCATTTTGACTTTCATGGTCATCGATGGTGCTTGGGCCGGGCACCTGGGCGAAGGCGGGCAAGGGATCGTTGGTATTTGCTTCACCATCCCATTCATCTTGTTGTCGGGGTACGGTGGCCAGTTGGCCGATCGATTTTCGAAGCGGGATGTGACGATGTGGGTCAAGATCGCGGAGATCCCGATCGCGATCATTGCCGCCATCGGGTTCTTCACGGGCAACCTGTGGCTGACGATGTTGGGTCTGGTCGCATTGACCTGTCAAAGTTCGTTTTTCGGACCGGCCAAGTACGGCATGATCCCGGAACTGGTCGACGATGGCGACCTTAGCCGCGCCAACGGCACGATCAACATGATGACCAACGTGGCTGTCATCGTGGGCACCTTGGCCGCTGGTGCGATCAGCGATCGATATTCGCCACAGGAAGGTACCGCCGGTCTGGCTTGGTTGCCGGGCGCCGCATTGGTTTTGATCGCGATCTGCGGATGGGCGGTCGCTCTCGCGATGCCTCGACTGCCGGTGGGTGACCATGATCTGAAATGGGACTGGAACCCGTTGTCGACTTACGTCCTGACCATCCGTGAAATGGCCAAGTCGCGGCTGTTGGCGGTGATGATGGCCTGGGGGTACTTCTACTTGTTGGCTGGGTTGGCCCTGTTCATCGTGCCCGAGTACACCGTCGTGCTGGGAATCAATCGGGCCGAGGCCAGTGTGTTGATGGGCGTTTTGGGCATCGCGATCGGCGTCGGATGCGCGGTGGCCGGATTGATTTCGGGGCACAAGATCCAGCCCAAGTTGATCCCGATCGGTGCAGCCGGTTTGATTGTGTTTTTCACATTGTTGGCGGCCGTGCCTGCACCTCAGATGCCGGGCGCGACGATGTTGCAGGTCGCCACTAGCATGGTTTCGCTGCTGATCTTTGGTGCCGGCTTCTTTGCCGGGTTTTACATCGTGCCGCTGCAGGCACTGCTGCAGTACTTGTCGCCCGATGACGAACGGGGCCGTTTCTTGGGCACCGCCAATGCGGTTTCATTCGCCTTCATGACCGTAGCGGCGCTGTTGTACTGGGCCATCCGCCCCGGCTTTGACGACAAGCCGCAGAACATCTTTTACATCTGCGCAGCTCTGATGGCCATCGGCGCGGCATTCTTTCTGTGGCGACTGCGCGGGACAGGGTTACTAGTCGGCAGCCGTGCGCCCGACAGTTCGATCGACGACGACGTCATCGGCGAATAGCCCCAGCCGGCGTGCGGGGCATTACGTCTGCTGAGGCAAACGGAGATGTGTTTCCGCGGCCTGCTGATTGAGTGAGCCGTGATCGCGTGAGCGGCCGGGCATTGCCCTTCCCCCATTGCCCGTGGCCTCACGGCCAGCAGCTCACCATTCCCGTTGAAAGTTCGGCTAAATCAGCAGTCGGCTAGCCACGGTTCCCACATTCGATCGGGGACAACGTTCAAACGGCGAGTGGGGTTCTCTCCCATCATTCCGGCCTACCTGATTGCGAGTTCAAAAACTTAAACTCGAACTCGAACTTAACTCGAACTTTCTTTCTGGCACAACATCAGGACAAGCAAGCCGACCGTCCGGTGAATGCTAGTGATGCTATGTGAGGTCAACCCCATCCGCGGCCAGAAACCAGCGAATTGCTTTCGCATTCGCGATTTTCTCGCCCCAACGAATGGAACTCGGATGGTTGCCTCGGGTTTCTTTGGGCCCAATCGGGGGATACGATAGTCGGAGCTCTGGTATCCGAAATATCCAAAATAGTTAAGGTCCGAGATGGCTCGCAAGCGAGAAGTCGGCAAAAAGCAGCGACGGTCAGTTCTTCGAATGGAACCACTCGAGAAGAGAAACCTGCTTGCCGCAGCGATCACGCCATGCGGCCCCCCGACTATTCTAGAATTGGTCTCTGACCAGAGCGTTGTTCGAGAGTCCGTCCATCCCGCCCTGGCCTCTGAAAGGTTGATGAGTCATAGCGTGCCGGAAGGGGAATCCGTGGTAACGGCTGTGTGGACCGATCCGTCCGGCGGTGATTGGAGCGACCGGACAAAATGGCAATCTGGCCAACTTCCAGGTGCGTCAGATGTGGTACTTGTCGATTTGGATCCTGACGCGACACTTTTTGTTTCAAGCGGAACGAATGAAGTAGCTGAAGTTCAGCTTAGCGGTGAGATTCATATTGGCTCTGGAAGTCTCTCAGCGGCAAGGATTGGAGTATGGGCGGGGCAGATCACGCTCGCCGGTGGAACGCTCTCGAACACATCGGTCGTCTCCACCTCATCTGAGGCGATCTTCAGTGGTGTTGCTGGGAGTCTTCGCAATGTGATTCTCGACGGTAATGGATCGATCAGTGCTTTAGGGTCAGACAGTATCATCAATGTCAACGGTGGCTTGACGCTCAATGGTGACCTGACGATTACCGGAACTCGCACTTCCAGTGGCGAGAACTTTCGAGCGGGATTGAGTTTCGGTAGCAACGAAAGCTTGTCGGGATCCGGGCAAGTGTTTCTCAACACAGTCAACGCCACCGATGATGTCGCCGCTCTGGCATTTCTTGAACTGGAAGGCTTCAGTAGCAATGTTGAAACGCTCTCCATTGGCTCGGACATTGAGATCGGCGGCGACGGCGGCTCAATCTACACAACCCAGTCGAGTGACTTAGTCGCGATCGGTGGGGCAGTGACGGGATCCAGCAGTGGTGATCTTTTCATTCGACGTGCCACCGGACCGCTAGCCGTTACGGATCTTGCAGGTAACGTCACTTTGGAGGGCCCGTTTGACAATCTTCAGTTGACTTCAGTAGGAGAGACCCAGCTCGATTTATCACAAGTGACCAGTCTGGTCGGCGTCAGTCTAACGGGAGATGTACTCTTCGGCCCTGGATCTGACGTCAACATCAATGGCGGCTTAGCGATTGACGGTGAAGTCACACTAGCCGGTTCGGACGTGCCAGCATCACTAACCTTCCAGAGCAACGAAGCGATCAATGGAACCGGAGCTATCCGCTTTTCGGATGAGAACGCCACGTCCGGGAGCGCGATCAACTCTTTGTTTCTTGAAGGCGTCTCCAACCTTGTTGAAACGCTGACAGTCCGCCCAGGGATCGCGATTGGTGGTGGGCCGGGGACCATCGCCACCACACAGTCGAGCGATGAAATACGAATCGAAGGTCTGGTGATGGGCGGTGACAGCGGACCGCTGACGATCCGCCGCGCTACGGGACCTTTGACGGTTGACGACCCCAGCGGAAACGTGTCGCTGGTGGGCCGCTTCGACGGCTTGGCATTAACTGCCACTGAGGGCACTCGCGTCGACTTGCAAAACGTAACGGACCTAATCGGAGCGACCATCAACGGTGATGCCGTTATCACTCCGGGCAGTCACGTCGAAGTCAACGGAGGACTGACAATCAACGGCGAACTTGCCTTGGCTGGGTCCGATGTGCCAGCCACGTTAACGTTTGGCGGAAGCGAGACCGTCGGCGGAACAGGGACGCTCCGCTTCTCCAATGAAAATGCCATCGATGAGATTTCCAACAACTTTGTCATCCTTGAAGGAGTCAGCAGCAACGTCGAGACGCTGACGTTTGGTGAGGAACTCAGGATCATTGGTGACCATGGTCAGATCATCCCTCAAAGTTCGTCAGATACGATCACGATCGCTGGGCCGGTTAGAGGCGAAGGTGAGGGGCGTTTGCTCTTGGCAAATTTAAATGGAACGCTCACGATCGATGACGTTTTGGGAGGAGCCAGCCTTAGCGGCAACATTGCTGATCTTACTGTCAATGCCACCGAAGGAACAACGCTCGACCTCTCGGGAGTTGATAACCTTGCACGCAGTGCGTTTAATTCTGATTTGACAATTACGGCGACCACGTCCGACAGCGTCATTGATGTCAACGGTGGCTTGACGCTCAATGGTGACCTGACGATTACCGGAACTCGCACTTCCAGTGGCGAGAACTTTCGAGCGGGATTGAGTTTCGGTAGCAACGAAAGCTTGTCGGGATCCGGGCAAGTGTTTCTCAACACAGTCAACGCCACCGATGATGTCGCCGCTCTGGCATTTCTTGAACTGGAAGGCTTCAGTAGCAATGTTGAAACGCTCTCCATTGGCTCGGACATTGAGATCGGCGGCGACGGCGGCTCAATCTACACAACCCAGTCGAGTGACTTAGTCGCGATCGGTGGGGCAGTGACGGGATCCAGCAGTGGTGATCTTTTCATTCGACGTGCCACCGGACCGCTAGCCGTTACGGATCTTGCAGGTAACGTCACTTTGGAGGGCCCGTTTGACAATCTTCAGTTGACTTCAGTAGGAGAGACCCAGCTCGATTTATCACAAGTGACCAGTCTGGTCGGCGTCAGTCTAACGGGAGATGTACTCTTCGGCCCTGGATCTGACGTCAACATCAATGGCGGCTTAGCGATTGACGGTGAAGTCACACTAGCCGGTTCGGACGTGCCAGCATCACTAACCTTCCAGAGCAACGAAGCGATCAATGGAACCGGAGCTATCCGCTTTTCGGATGAGAACGCCACGTCCGGGAGCGCGATCAACTCTTTGTTTCTTGAAGGCGTCTCCAACCTTGTTGAAACGCTGACAGTCCGCCCAGGGATCGCGATTGGTGGTGGGCCGGGGACCATCGCCACCACACAGTCGAGCGATGAAATACGAATCGAAGGTCTGGTGATGGGCGGTGACAGCGGACCGCTGACGATCCGCCGCGCTACGGGACCTTTGACGGTTGACGACCCCAGCGGAAACGTGTCGCTGGTGGGCCGCTTCGACGGCTTGGCATTAACTGCCACTGAGGGCACTCGCGTCGACTTGCAAAACGTAACGGACCTAGTCGGAGCGACCATCAACGGTGATGCCGTCATCACTCCGGGCAGTCAAGTCGAAGTCAACGGAGGACTGACAATCAACGGCGAACTTACCTTGGCCGGGTCCGATATCCCAGCCACGTTGACGTTTGGCGGAAGCGAGACCGTCGGCGGAACAGGGACCCTCCGCTTCTCCATTGAAAATGCCGTGGGTGAGACTTCCAACAACATAGTCATCCTTGAAGGAGTCAGCAGCAACGTCGAGACGCTGACGTTTGGAGGCGGGACGACGATTACGGGCGGGAGCGGGGCGATACTCCCGTCGCAACCAAGCGACCAAATTGCGGTCGAAGGAAAGTTCATCGTCGGTCCTGGCACGGATATCGAACTGGGACGAACGGTTGGACAACCGGCTGAGATAGTTGTCCAAATTTCCGGTAATGAAACTGCAACGCCCAGGCTGCGCGGCTCCGGGCAATTCTCGCTGCCGTCGGTTCTGCGAATTGAATCAGAAGAGGATTTTGTTCCCTCGCCGGAAAGCCTGATCACCGTCCTCCAGTTTGACCAACTGGTGGGTGAAATCGGCGAGGTCTTAGGCGATGAAATTGCCTCGTTCCGCACGACGCCGTTGGCCGAGGGCGGTAGCTTAGTTCTCGTCAACGTCCCTCATTCACTAGCGACGCGAATGTTTGTAGTCGCGGACGGTGACAATACTTCCCGCCAGAACGCCAAGCCATTCGTACCTGCAGCCGATGAACTGGGAACTGGATTGTTGCGAGCGGGTGGGCTGGGGATCCTGTCTCCTGACGGCGACGCACGCAACGACTGGTGGTCTTTTCAAGCCAGCGCCGGTGATGAACTTGCAATTAGCATCGACGAATTGACGGGAACTCCGGCGTCCGATATTACAGTGCTGGTCCATGATGATAGTGGTCCGGTGTGGGACCTTACTACTCAAATCAGTGGTGGCGACGGACACTTTAGCGGATTCGAAGTGGCAGTCGACGGAGTTTACTATTTTCAGCTTACGTCTAACCGCAACGAAATCGCTACCTATACGATCCGGCTTGATGTTGCCCGAGATTTTGATATTGAAAGAGACGCTGTTGGGAGTTTCGACGTCTTGGGGCAGCCCACGACACTTCAAACAAATGTCAACGGGACCACTGTCGGATACAAGGTCGCCGGAAAAATTGACTCCCGGGATTCTGAAATACCGGACCAAGACTTCTTTGACATAGGGTCGGTCCGCGCGGAACGATCGATCATCGCTTACCTGAGAACGCCCTCCGGTAGCACCCTCGACCCGCAGATGAACATTCGCGATGCGAACGGTCAGGTCGTGTCGCTGCGTCCCAACCCGAACGACCCACGGATCGTTCGGTTTGACGTACCGTCCGACGGTAATTTCCTTATCGATGTGTCAGCGGTCGCCGGTGACGGCCCTGAAGCGTCTTATGTGGTTGATGTTTTCGTGCAGCC
Protein-coding regions in this window:
- the dapB gene encoding 4-hydroxy-tetrahydrodipicolinate reductase → MSNKIQLAVHGAAGRMGRRVVALAAEDKDIQVTAAIDHAENGLIGQDAGLVAGIAALNVPLSAEWPGYASVVIDFSLPIAVDGCLARCVAAKMPLVIATTGLQDSQKAAIAEAAKLIPVVWAPSMSTAVNLTMKVTQQITETLKNVTGGVDIEIIERHHRFKADAPSGTALRFGELIAEKMDGDVKHVHGREGETGQRTRNEIGYHAVRVGDNPGEHTIVFAMMGERIEINVAASNRDCYASGAITAAKWLQSQPAGLYNMFDVLGLS
- a CDS encoding MFS transporter, with translation MSSKLFQRGFLSLLTAQFFGAMNDNVLKGILTFMVIDGAWAGHLGEGGQGIVGICFTIPFILLSGYGGQLADRFSKRDVTMWVKIAEIPIAIIAAIGFFTGNLWLTMLGLVALTCQSSFFGPAKYGMIPELVDDGDLSRANGTINMMTNVAVIVGTLAAGAISDRYSPQEGTAGLAWLPGAALVLIAICGWAVALAMPRLPVGDHDLKWDWNPLSTYVLTIREMAKSRLLAVMMAWGYFYLLAGLALFIVPEYTVVLGINRAEASVLMGVLGIAIGVGCAVAGLISGHKIQPKLIPIGAAGLIVFFTLLAAVPAPQMPGATMLQVATSMVSLLIFGAGFFAGFYIVPLQALLQYLSPDDERGRFLGTANAVSFAFMTVAALLYWAIRPGFDDKPQNIFYICAALMAIGAAFFLWRLRGTGLLVGSRAPDSSIDDDVIGE
- the thrC gene encoding threonine synthase, giving the protein MSSVAELKSDTASQTVYFRCVAGCAEKHSIYDVIYTCPTCGSLLEVHHERQPLKKRNAYQWQQLFDSRASTSSWPYGSGVWGMREWVIPSLADENVVSMFEGNTNLFWAERLGKQLGVPDLWIKLCGNSHTGSFKDLGMTVLVSVVKQMMAQGSPVKAVACASTGDTSAALAAYAAYAGIPAVIFLPAGKVSTAQLIQPVSNGAHVLALDTDFDGCMKIVQEVTKDDSIYLANSMNSLRIEGQKTVGIEIVRQFEWEVPDWIIIPVGNLGNISALHKGFQLMMDLGLINRMPRLVAAQTERANPFYQSFKNGFREKVSVTASDTLANAIRIGDPVSYVKAVKAVQETDGIVEQASEDELAAAAAHADLTGMFTCPHTGVALAVLTKLIKRGVIKSSDRTVVLSTAHGLKFTDFKVGYHESTLEGINSQYANPAVHLPADASAVKDEIAKRLNL